Within the Nitrosococcus wardiae genome, the region GAGGACCAATTTCCCGAAAGCCTGCGGAAATGATAACAGCCGCCCCCACGCCATGTTTGCCACAAGATTCAATAATGTCAGGAACTGTGGCTGCCGGAGTGGTGATAATTGCAAGGTCAATGGGTTTTCCTAAGGTTTCCAATGAGGGATAAGCGGGTTTTCCTTGGACCGTTTCCCGCTTGGGGTTAATGGCGTGGATTTCACCATGGAACTCGGCCTCCAACATGTTCTTAAATACCGTCATACCCACGGAGCTGGGGCGATCACTGGCGCCAAAGACCGCAACGGATTGGGGTTCAAATAATGAATGCAAAAAATGGGTAGTCATAGTTCTTCTGAGCCTTGCCGCTAATGATGACCCTGATTGGTTTTATAGATATTGATTGATGGGCCTGCAAGGAAACCTTTGCTAGGCGGGCTTGGCGAGATGGAGGATAAAACTGATAGGGGACTGATAGGGTGTCTGGATGACTAAATTTGGTAAATGTAATTTCCAGCTTTTTTTATTAGAAGCAATGGGGCGAAAAAATGCAGCGGCTACGTATATGGGAGCGAAACATAGCCGCCTATGAGGGAGTTTTTCCTAAAAATTAGGCGACCATATCCTTTAGTTTTTTCAATGGCCGTACTTTGACGACGGTTCTAGCAGGTTTAGCGGCAACGTCCATGGTTTCCCCCGGTTTAAAGGGATTAGGGACATTTTTTTGCGCCTTTCGTGCAGGTTTTTTTACTGTAGTGATCTTTAATAATCCCGGTAGGGTAAATACCCCTGCGCTACGTTTTTTAATATGGCGGTTAATGAGTGTATTGAGTTCATCAAACACAGCGACAACGTCTTTTTTGGAAAGATTGGTATTTTCTGCAATGGTGGCATAGAGCTGGGTCTTCGTCATTGGCTCACGCAGTCCAGCGAGTTTGCGCTTGGTGTTATTGGGTGTTTTAGTGGCCGCCCTCGTAGTTGTGCGGGAGGTTGCGGGTGTTGCTTTGCTGTGAGCTGCCATTGTTTTTGTTGTTTTTTTAGCTGTGCTTGGTTTCCTAGCCATATTATTCTCCATTGGGTATAGCCGTCAAAATATTCATGACAAATACAATAGGCCTAAAATATCAGGGCCAATGATTTTAGTTTAAATAAAAAAGAGAGGTTAAAACAACGCGAAATAATATCATAGAGTCGCGGAAGGGGGAGAAAGATTGAGATAATTTAGGAGTTAAACCCTATAGTAAGATAGGTGCGGCTAGCGATGGCATCATCGAAATAGAAATCAGCAAACAGGCAGAGATGCGCCTTCCCTGGCGCGCTTCTGCGTGCACCCCTCGGATATCCTAATTCGCGCCCGGCGATCGGTCGCTGCATTCAATTTTCTCTTTCTATAAAAGGGTTGTCCAACAATTTCTGGGGATAAAAACCAAAGTTTAGGCTAATTAGTCCGTGGGGGGAATACCTTGAAAAGGGGTGTGCTTATTGATAGGCGCGTGGGGGGAACCCTCTTCTATTGAAGTTTCGGGGGTATCTGAATATTGGTCTGATCCTATAACAGATATTCGGCACCCTAGGCAGCGCACAAATGTTTGCCGAGCAGGACCAATCACTAGGGTATCTGCAGCTTCTTTAACATTACCACCTAAGACACTAAAAGGGAGGCTGGCTAGGAAAATACCTGTGCCTATCCCTGTGGCCACTAACAGTAAGGGGCGACCGATCAGGAGATCTCCGATCATTCGGAAGTAACGTGGTTCATCTTCAGTCTCGGTATAGGATGACGCAGGACTTGATTCATAGGCTTGCATAGAGGTGCCGGCAGCATTAGCAAGGATTGGAAAGTTGGCTGCACTACTGAAAAATGCTAGACAAAGTAGATAAACTAGAGATTTTTGCTTGAATTCTGCCATAATATTTGCCTCGGAACAGGAATGCTTATAGGATTTTTTGATCCTACCTAACGGTAATCGCAAGCTTTTAGAATTTATCGGCCGATCAATAATTCACTAAAATTGCTCTTTCTAGAGAGTCTGGCTTGGTAAGGGTAGAGATCGTTTTTGCGGAGGGTAGGTAAAATTCAATGCTTCAGATCGCTTAGATTAATTCCAATTACACCCAACATGATAAGCGCAATGCTTGCAAGCTTTAGTGAAGTGATTTGTTCCTTGAAGTAAAAGAAGCTGATAATCGCAATAAGCCCTGTTCCGATACCTGACCACAACGCATAGGCGATACTGAGATCGATCTTTTTGAGGCTATAGGTCAATGCAGTAAAAGATAGACCATAAAAGATAAAGATCAAAATCGAGGGGGTCAAGCGCGAAAACCCCATAGATAATTTCATGCAGGTCGTTCCTGCCACCTCTAATAAAATAGCAAGCATTAGCGATAGCCAGCTATGGTACATGCCCCTACCTCTTGATAAATGGTTATGGTCTTCTTGGGTAAGGCGGGATTGTAGTCAACGCCGGGCAATATGGGAATAGGATCGATAGCTAGCCCTATATTGCTGGGCATGCCTCAAGCTTACCAAGGCAAGGGAGAGGCTTCCGTCGGTACCAGGTTGATTGCACTATTAGAATAACAAGGATTAGTGCGGCTGCCCAAGAAAATTTAATCTTCTTCTTCCACTAGGCTAAAAGAGAGTCCCCCTGATGCGCTCTTTTCCGTTTTTTGCTCTGAGGAAGCGTTTTCTGTGGAGGTGGGCTTAGCGGTAGCCCCGGGGTTTTTCTTTGATAAGTTGATTTTAAGGCGGAGGTTGTTAGGGGAATCGGCATTGCGTAATGCTTCCTCAACGCTGATATGGCCTGTTATATATAATTTATAGAGGGCACTGTCAAAAGTTTGCATGCCGAGATTTTCTGACTTTTCCATTACTTCTTTAATGGCATGGATATCACCGCGGTGGATAAGATCGCGAACCAAAGGCGTACCCAGTAAAATTTCAATAGCCGCGGTGCGTTTGCCATCAATAGTGGGAACGAGACGTTGAGACACAAAAGCCCGTAGGTTCAAGGAGAGGTCCAATAGAAGCTGCGAACGCCGGTCTTCGGGGAAAAAGTTAATGATCCGGTCAAGGGCTTGGTTGGCATTGTTAGCATGCAGGGTTGAGAGGCACAAATGGCCTGTTTCTGCAAAGGCAATGGCATGTTCCATCGTGTTCTGATCACGGATTTCTCCAATCAGAATCACATCAGGAGCTTGGCGAAGGGTGTTTTTAAGCGCATCTTCATAGCAATCCGTGTCAACGCCCACTTCCCGTTGATTAATAATAGATTTTTTATGGTGATGGATATACTCGATAGGGTCCTCAATGGTGATGATATGCCCGGCGCTGTGATTATTGCGGTGGTCGATGAGCGCGGCAAGGGAAGTAGATTTGCCGGAACCCGTTGCCCCTACAAACAGAATGAGGCCATGTTTAGACATGACAACCTCTTTTAATATGGGGGGTAGACCGAGGTTATCCGCGTTGGGGATAGTGGTCTTAATATTTCGGATGACCATCGAAACGGCACTGCGCTGCTTGAAAATATTGACCCGAAAGCGTCCTATGCCCGTTTCGGAAATGGCTAAATTCATCTCAGGTTTGTTCTCAAACTCGGCTGTTTGTTCTTCATTCATGATGCCATAGGCTATTTCCTTAATGTCGTTAGAGGTTAAGGCTTTTTTTTCAAGGGGTTTCAGTAAACCGTGAAACTTGGCACAAGGGGGGGCTCCGGCACTGAGATAAACATCCGAGCCATCGTGGGCCACTAATATTTTCAGGTAATCCTTAAATTCCATGGTGGAGCCTCCAAAAGCGGGTTGATTTATTTATGCGTTATTCCGACATTATTTCGACCCTACTGCTAGGGGCTTAAGGGATCTGCATCACATTTCAATAACTAAAATCCATCTATCTCACATATTGACACAGTGATCCATGATTGAAGTCCTGCTGCAAATGGCAGCATTCATTGTTTGTGGCGTTGCCTGGCGCCGTTTTTCTCAACGACGCCTCAGCCCCAAAGAGAAGCGTGAAGTCCTAACGGAGTTGGTTTACTATTTATTTCTCCCTGCCTTGGTGCTAGATGTCCTATGGTCAACGAATTTAGGAAGGGCTACTGCGGGCATTGCCATGGTGGCTGCGAGCGGCGTGTTAATGGGGCTTGCCCTGGCTTGGGTCGTTTATTATTTGGCAGCCACTCCTCGTCCTACCCGTGGCGCGTTGCTTCTCGCGGCCGGTTTTCCAAATGCCACCTATTTAGGGCTCCCCGTGTTGCAAAGCACCTTAGGGGAGTGGGCAAGAGCGGTGGCTATACAATATGATTTATTTGCCTGTACACCGCTGGTGCTTACCCTGGGAATCCACATTGCCCGTACTCATGGTATCGGTGAAAAATCTGCTAATCCCTTGATTGAGCTACTCAAAGTACCCCCCTTGTGGGCGGCTGCCATGGGGGTGAGTCTTAATCTTGGCGGTGTGGCAGAGCCCGATTGGTTCCATGGCTTTTTAACCATGATGGCTTCGAGTGTGGTGCCTTTAATGCTCCTTTCACTGGGTATGGGGTTGGAATGGCCCCGTGGCCAGTGGCGGAATTTACCGCTATTGCTTCCCATACTTATTATCCAGTTAGGGTTAATGCCCGTCTGGGCCTGGTTCATTAGTGATTTTTTTAACTTCGATTCCTCTCAGCGGATTGCGGCGATCTTGGAGGCGGCCATGCCGAGTATGGTGTTGGGGGTGGTATTGTGTGATCGCTTTCAGCTGAACACCTCCATTTATGCGGCGGCGGTGACTCTCTCTACCATCTTTAGTCTACTGACGTTGCCCTTTTGGTATCGCTGCCTTAGCTAAGCGCGTCAAATCAAATAAAATGCCAGGATACATTGAGCATGTCTAAACGATCCTTCAGTTCATTCATGGCCTCTATGACTGCTGGAGTATCTCCCCGTAATCCAAGTTCAAGCATAGGCTGGCTACCACCGAGGTGGGGAAGGCAGGAGAGACGCAGGTTGGGGTAGCGGGAGACTATCTCTTCCATTATCGGAAGCAGATCACTTTCGCCAACCCCCGTCACCCGAATAATTTGCTCCGTTTTAGGCGTTAGCTCCTGTAAATCTGAATAACAAGTGTCCAGTACCCATTCCATCATAGGCCAGGCCATTTCCGGGAATCCTGGCAAGAAGTGATGGGAATGAAGGGAAAAACCAGGGACTCGATTAAAGGGGTTGGGAATAATTTGGCTCCCCTGGGGAAGGTGAGCCATTCGAATGCGGTAAGGATAGGCACGCTCCCCATATTGAGCCTCAATCTCCCGCATGGCATCGGGATGGGGAAAAAGGGCGACGCCGGCTGCTTCTGCGGCACACTGCCGGGTGCGGTCGTCTGGTGTGGCACCAATTCCACCAAAGCAGAAAACAATATCTTCAGACTGGAGGGTATGGCCTAGGGCTCGGGTAATTATCCTGGCATCATCGCCGATAAAGCTACACCAACTTAATTCTAATCCCCGCTGGTTCAAGGTTTCGATAAGATGGGGAAAGTGCTTGTCGTGCCGTTTCCCAGTAAGCAGTTCATCGCCAATAATAATGGCGCCTAAGGGCCTCTTCATGGTTTAGGTCATTGAGTTGTCTATTCACTACCGTGTCTTGGTTGCTTGGAGTTTCGCCATAACTGACTCCGGTTCGGTCCCTCCTCACCTTGTCAGTCTGACAAACTCGCGTTTCTCAGCAGTCCTCGGGCGGCGGCTAGGCCACGGCCCTTGGGGTCTTTACCGCTCCACGCGCTTTATCGGTTCCGGCGCTCCCCACCGTACCCAACCTCAAAACATTGATAGCCGCGTTGATGTCCCTATCGTGGCGGGTAGTGCAATCAGGGCAAACCCACTCGCGAACTTTGAGCGGCATGGACTCGTGAATAGTCCCGCACTCAGAGCACGCTTTGCTAGTCGGTGCCCAGCGGTCCACGATCAACACTTCCCGGCCATACCAAGCGGCTTTGTACTCCATTTGCCGGCGAAGCTCAAACAACCCACAGTCCGCGACGGCTTTGCTCAAGTGGCGGTTTCTCAACATCCCTTTGATGTTCAAATCCTCAAGACAAATTACTGGGTTCTCGTTAATCAGCTTCGAGGATTGCTGGTGCAAAAAATCCCGGCGGCTATCCGCTATCCGGGCATGAATCCGTGCTACGCGCTGCTGCTGGCGGCGGCGGCGATAAGACCCTTTACGCTTCTTGCTCAAGCGTCGCTGAGCTTGTTTTAATTGGCGAGCATATTGATAGGTGTACTTGGGTGCGCCCGATTTATACCCCTCGGAAGTAATCACTACATCCTTAACGCCCACATCCACGCCAATCACATTCTTGCGGGTAGGCAAGGGGAGAATTTCTATCTCGCAGACCAGGCTGACGAAATAACGGCCAGCCGGGTCTTTACTGACCGTCACCATTTTGGGAATACCCGTCATCCTGCGAGACCATTTCAGCTTCAGCGCCCCGAGTTTGGGCAGCTTCAACCGCTGGCTTTCGGCGTTGAAGTTCTTTTCTACATGGCGTTGGTCCAACTGGTAGCGCACCGACTGAGTCTGATGGCGCTTCTTAAAGCGGGGATACTTGGCCCGTCCGGCAAAGAAATGCTTAAACGCCGTGTCCTGGTCCCTCAGTTTCTGGGTAGGGCAACTGGCGGTGGCTTCGCCAAGCCAGGGGCACTCCGTTTGTTTCAGTGCTGTCAGCTTGCGGCTCAGGCCAGAATAGTTCAAAGATTTGCTGTGTTCCTGGTACGCCTTCGTTCGGGTCTCCAACGCCCAATTCCAGACAAACCGCGCATGGCCAAATTCGATGGCCAATTGCCGCTTTTGTGTGGGTGTGGG harbors:
- a CDS encoding HU family DNA-binding protein, yielding MARKPSTAKKTTKTMAAHSKATPATSRTTTRAATKTPNNTKRKLAGLREPMTKTQLYATIAENTNLSKKDVVAVFDELNTLINRHIKKRSAGVFTLPGLLKITTVKKPARKAQKNVPNPFKPGETMDVAAKPARTVVKVRPLKKLKDMVA
- a CDS encoding DMT family transporter encodes the protein MYHSWLSLMLAILLEVAGTTCMKLSMGFSRLTPSILIFIFYGLSFTALTYSLKKIDLSIAYALWSGIGTGLIAIISFFYFKEQITSLKLASIALIMLGVIGINLSDLKH
- a CDS encoding PilT/PilU family type 4a pilus ATPase → MEFKDYLKILVAHDGSDVYLSAGAPPCAKFHGLLKPLEKKALTSNDIKEIAYGIMNEEQTAEFENKPEMNLAISETGIGRFRVNIFKQRSAVSMVIRNIKTTIPNADNLGLPPILKEVVMSKHGLILFVGATGSGKSTSLAALIDHRNNHSAGHIITIEDPIEYIHHHKKSIINQREVGVDTDCYEDALKNTLRQAPDVILIGEIRDQNTMEHAIAFAETGHLCLSTLHANNANQALDRIINFFPEDRRSQLLLDLSLNLRAFVSQRLVPTIDGKRTAAIEILLGTPLVRDLIHRGDIHAIKEVMEKSENLGMQTFDSALYKLYITGHISVEEALRNADSPNNLRLKINLSKKNPGATAKPTSTENASSEQKTEKSASGGLSFSLVEEED
- a CDS encoding AEC family transporter — translated: MIEVLLQMAAFIVCGVAWRRFSQRRLSPKEKREVLTELVYYLFLPALVLDVLWSTNLGRATAGIAMVAASGVLMGLALAWVVYYLAATPRPTRGALLLAAGFPNATYLGLPVLQSTLGEWARAVAIQYDLFACTPLVLTLGIHIARTHGIGEKSANPLIELLKVPPLWAAAMGVSLNLGGVAEPDWFHGFLTMMASSVVPLMLLSLGMGLEWPRGQWRNLPLLLPILIIQLGLMPVWAWFISDFFNFDSSQRIAAILEAAMPSMVLGVVLCDRFQLNTSIYAAAVTLSTIFSLLTLPFWYRCLS
- a CDS encoding competence/damage-inducible protein A, giving the protein MKRPLGAIIIGDELLTGKRHDKHFPHLIETLNQRGLELSWCSFIGDDARIITRALGHTLQSEDIVFCFGGIGATPDDRTRQCAAEAAGVALFPHPDAMREIEAQYGERAYPYRIRMAHLPQGSQIIPNPFNRVPGFSLHSHHFLPGFPEMAWPMMEWVLDTCYSDLQELTPKTEQIIRVTGVGESDLLPIMEEIVSRYPNLRLSCLPHLGGSQPMLELGLRGDTPAVIEAMNELKDRLDMLNVSWHFI
- a CDS encoding RNA-guided endonuclease InsQ/TnpB family protein, producing the protein MVAQWAYKFRFYPTPTQKRQLAIEFGHARFVWNWALETRTKAYQEHSKSLNYSGLSRKLTALKQTECPWLGEATASCPTQKLRDQDTAFKHFFAGRAKYPRFKKRHQTQSVRYQLDQRHVEKNFNAESQRLKLPKLGALKLKWSRRMTGIPKMVTVSKDPAGRYFVSLVCEIEILPLPTRKNVIGVDVGVKDVVITSEGYKSGAPKYTYQYARQLKQAQRRLSKKRKGSYRRRRQQQRVARIHARIADSRRDFLHQQSSKLINENPVICLEDLNIKGMLRNRHLSKAVADCGLFELRRQMEYKAAWYGREVLIVDRWAPTSKACSECGTIHESMPLKVREWVCPDCTTRHDRDINAAINVLRLGTVGSAGTDKARGAVKTPRAVA